A genomic stretch from Serratia entomophila includes:
- a CDS encoding 2-hydroxycarboxylate transporter family protein: MSTTDDSYLVAKDKTADIPLREKWWHILDNYKVGIIPLPFFILAGILILLDCIEGKLPSDIVVMVATLAFFGFACGEFGKRLPLIGKMGAAAICATFIPSALVHYGLLPDVVVESTTKFYKSTNILYLYICCIIVGSIMSMNRQVLIQGFLRIFVPMLCGEIVGMIAGMAVGMALGLEPFQIFFFLILPIMAGGVGEGAIPLSMGYAAILHMEQGVALGRILPIVMLGSLTAIVIAGLLNQLGKRYPHLTGEGSLMPSKQGDSDMAAVDKISGKVDVSTIACGALLAILLYMVGMLLHRMIGLPAPVGMLFAAVAVKLAHGVSPRIQEGSQVVYKFFRTAVTYPILFAVGVAITPWQELVDAFTIQNLIVIVTTVSALVATGFFVGKKIGMHPIDVAIVSCCQSGQGGTGDVAILTAGNRMSLMPFAQIATRIGGAINVSLSLLVLAKFFV; encoded by the coding sequence ATGAGCACAACAGATGATTCTTACCTCGTCGCCAAAGACAAAACCGCCGATATTCCCCTGCGGGAAAAATGGTGGCATATATTGGACAATTATAAAGTAGGGATTATTCCGTTACCGTTCTTTATTCTGGCCGGCATACTTATTTTACTCGATTGCATCGAGGGGAAATTACCCAGCGACATCGTGGTGATGGTCGCCACGCTGGCGTTCTTTGGTTTTGCCTGCGGCGAGTTCGGCAAACGCCTGCCGCTGATCGGCAAAATGGGGGCGGCGGCGATCTGCGCTACCTTTATCCCTTCCGCGTTGGTGCATTACGGCCTGCTGCCGGACGTGGTGGTGGAATCCACCACCAAGTTCTATAAATCGACCAACATTCTTTATCTGTACATCTGCTGCATTATCGTCGGCAGCATCATGAGCATGAACCGCCAGGTGCTGATCCAGGGCTTCCTGCGCATCTTCGTGCCCATGCTGTGCGGCGAGATCGTCGGCATGATTGCGGGCATGGCGGTTGGCATGGCGCTGGGGCTGGAACCCTTCCAGATCTTCTTCTTCCTGATCCTGCCGATCATGGCCGGCGGCGTAGGGGAAGGGGCGATACCGCTGTCGATGGGCTATGCGGCGATTTTGCACATGGAGCAAGGCGTAGCGCTGGGGCGCATCCTGCCGATCGTGATGCTTGGCAGCCTGACCGCCATCGTGATCGCCGGCCTGCTTAACCAACTGGGTAAACGCTACCCGCACCTGACCGGTGAAGGCAGCCTGATGCCGAGCAAACAAGGCGACAGCGATATGGCCGCGGTGGATAAAATCAGCGGCAAGGTGGACGTCAGCACCATCGCCTGCGGCGCGCTGCTGGCCATTCTGCTGTATATGGTGGGCATGCTGCTGCACCGCATGATTGGTCTGCCTGCGCCGGTGGGCATGCTGTTCGCCGCCGTGGCGGTGAAGCTGGCGCACGGGGTTTCTCCGCGCATCCAGGAAGGCTCTCAGGTGGTGTACAAGTTCTTCCGCACCGCGGTGACTTACCCGATTCTGTTCGCCGTCGGCGTGGCCATTACCCCGTGGCAGGAGCTGGTGGATGCCTTCACCATCCAGAACCTGATCGTGATCGTTACCACCGTCAGCGCGCTGGTGGCGACCGGCTTCTTCGTCGGCAAGAAAATCGGCATGCACCCGATCGATGTGGCTATCGTCTCTTGCTGCCAGAGCGGGCAGGGCGGTACCGGCGACGTGGCTATTCTGACCGCCGGCAACCGCATGTCGCTGATGCCGTTCGCTCAAATCGCCACCCGCATCGGCGGCGCGATCAACGTCTCGCTTTCGCTGCTGGTGCTGGCCAAGTTCTTCGTCTAA
- a CDS encoding patatin-like phospholipase family protein — translation MNYPFENLVFEGGGVKGIAYGGVLELLEAKGIMPQIKQASGASAGAIAALLVGLGCSSAEVTKILSEMDFKKFLDYNGGFLGSLHDAYRLFNHYGIAPGDYFYSWSRDIIKKYTGNPDITFEKFEAMKTKKGFKSLYFIGANLNSGLREVYSHQTTPRMKVADGLRISMSFPFAFVAKNNDLGELCIDGGMIDNYPVRLFDYDFSATPPYIDTASQRINTRTLGIRLDSASEIAQAAGQPAAKTPINSLFDFSMALVNVMLDIQTKVHLDSDDWKRTVYVDTLDVSTLEFGISAAKKRALIESGRRGVERYFAWYDAAAKQAA, via the coding sequence ATGAACTATCCATTCGAAAATCTGGTATTTGAAGGCGGCGGCGTAAAAGGCATTGCCTATGGCGGCGTTCTGGAGCTGCTGGAAGCCAAAGGCATTATGCCGCAGATCAAACAGGCCTCCGGCGCATCCGCAGGCGCCATCGCCGCGCTGCTGGTGGGGCTGGGCTGCAGCTCCGCCGAGGTGACCAAAATCCTCTCGGAAATGGATTTTAAAAAGTTCCTCGATTATAACGGCGGCTTTTTGGGTTCCCTGCACGATGCCTATCGCCTGTTTAATCACTACGGCATCGCCCCCGGCGATTATTTTTATTCCTGGTCGCGCGACATCATCAAAAAATATACCGGCAATCCGGATATCACCTTTGAAAAGTTTGAGGCAATGAAGACGAAAAAAGGCTTCAAATCCCTCTATTTTATCGGCGCTAACCTCAACAGCGGGCTGCGCGAGGTATATTCCCACCAAACCACGCCGCGCATGAAGGTGGCGGACGGTCTGCGCATCTCGATGTCGTTCCCCTTCGCCTTTGTGGCGAAGAATAACGATCTGGGCGAGCTGTGCATCGACGGCGGCATGATCGATAACTACCCGGTGCGGCTGTTTGACTATGACTTCTCCGCCACCCCGCCTTACATCGACACCGCCAGCCAGCGGATCAACACCCGCACCCTGGGCATCCGGCTGGACTCCGCCAGCGAAATCGCCCAGGCGGCCGGCCAGCCTGCCGCTAAAACCCCGATCAACAGCCTGTTCGACTTCTCCATGGCGCTGGTCAACGTCATGTTGGATATTCAGACTAAAGTGCATCTGGACAGCGATGACTGGAAGCGCACCGTCTATGTCGACACGCTGGACGTCAGCACGCTGGAGTTCGGCATTAGCGCAGCCAAAAAGCGCGCGCTGATCGAATCCGGCCGCCGGGGCGTGGAGCGTTACTTCGCCTGGTACGATGCTGCGGCCAAACAGGCAGCCTGA
- the nrdF gene encoding class 1b ribonucleoside-diphosphate reductase subunit beta: protein MTMIKSAPLVRAINWNIIEDDKDLEVWNRLTSNFWLPEKVPLSNDIPSWATLTPKEQQLTIRVFTGLTLLDTIQNTLGAPALIADALTPHEEAVYSNIGFMEAVHARSYSSIFSTLCQTPDVDDAYRWSEENRALQKKASIILAHYRGDDPLLKKVASVFLESFLFYSGFYLPMYWSSRAKLTNTADLIRLIIRDEAVHGYYIGYKFQKGLEKVDAARRQQVKNFAFDLLQDLYDNEVRYTEELYDGVGWTEDVKTFLHYNANKALMNLGYEALFPPAMAQVNPAILSALSPNADENHDFFSGSGSSYVIGKAVNTEDEDWDF, encoded by the coding sequence ATGACCATGATTAAATCGGCGCCGCTGGTGCGCGCCATCAACTGGAATATTATCGAAGACGACAAGGATCTGGAGGTATGGAACCGCCTGACCTCCAACTTCTGGCTGCCGGAGAAGGTGCCGCTGTCGAACGATATCCCCTCCTGGGCCACGCTGACGCCGAAGGAACAACAGCTGACCATCCGCGTATTCACCGGGCTGACGCTGCTGGACACCATCCAGAACACCCTGGGCGCGCCGGCGCTGATCGCCGATGCGCTGACGCCGCACGAAGAAGCGGTGTACTCCAACATCGGCTTTATGGAAGCGGTGCACGCCCGTTCCTACAGCTCTATCTTCTCCACGCTGTGCCAAACGCCGGACGTGGACGACGCCTACCGCTGGAGCGAGGAAAACCGTGCGCTGCAGAAAAAGGCCAGCATCATCCTGGCCCACTACCGCGGTGACGATCCGCTGCTGAAGAAGGTGGCCAGCGTATTCCTGGAGTCTTTCCTGTTCTACTCGGGCTTTTATCTGCCGATGTACTGGTCGAGCCGCGCCAAGCTGACCAACACCGCCGATCTGATCCGCCTGATCATTCGCGACGAGGCGGTGCACGGCTATTACATCGGCTATAAGTTCCAGAAAGGGCTGGAGAAGGTGGACGCCGCGCGTCGCCAACAGGTGAAAAACTTCGCCTTCGACCTGCTGCAGGATCTGTACGACAACGAGGTGCGCTACACCGAAGAGCTGTACGACGGCGTGGGCTGGACCGAAGACGTGAAAACCTTCCTGCACTACAACGCCAACAAGGCGCTGATGAACCTGGGCTATGAGGCGCTGTTCCCGCCGGCGATGGCGCAGGTCAACCCGGCGATCCTGTCGGCGCTGTCGCCGAACGCCGACGAGAACCACGACTTCTTCTCCGGCTCCGGCTCGTCTTACGTGATTGGCAAAGCGGTCAATACCGAGGATGAAGACTGGGACTTCTGA
- a CDS encoding DUF1289 domain-containing protein, with amino-acid sequence MANNAMRERFMAGDGKPEGDGVASPCVNLCRIDGENPWCRGCLRTLDEIAAWPGASDEEKRAIWRRIRQRAEQGDNRIL; translated from the coding sequence GTGGCGAATAATGCAATGCGGGAGCGTTTTATGGCGGGTGACGGTAAACCAGAAGGGGACGGTGTGGCCTCACCCTGCGTCAACCTCTGCCGGATCGATGGCGAAAATCCGTGGTGCCGGGGCTGCCTGCGCACGCTGGATGAGATCGCCGCCTGGCCAGGCGCAAGCGACGAAGAAAAGCGCGCGATTTGGCGACGCATTCGGCAGCGGGCGGAGCAGGGTGATAACAGAATATTGTAG
- a CDS encoding response regulator produces the protein MSHQALDVLIVEDEPQLATLHAEFIEKNFNLRVVAYAATLAEARAKANAHQPRLILLDNFLPDGQGIELMEEPAVKNPACSVIFITAASDMNTCSQAIRNGAFDYIIKPVSYKRLRNSLERFMQFVQTQQTFKVIDQNSVDALYNLQSKQFSSEPSAKGIETNTLELVQALFINSPETAHAVEDVVERIGISKTTARRYLEYCVATQFVKVEMLYGNIGHPRRLYRKA, from the coding sequence ATGTCACACCAAGCACTGGATGTTCTGATCGTGGAAGATGAGCCACAGTTGGCGACGCTGCACGCGGAATTTATCGAGAAAAATTTCAATCTGCGCGTGGTGGCCTACGCCGCTACGCTGGCAGAGGCGCGGGCGAAGGCCAATGCGCACCAGCCGCGGCTGATCCTGCTGGACAACTTTCTGCCGGACGGCCAGGGCATTGAGCTGATGGAAGAACCGGCGGTGAAGAACCCGGCCTGCTCGGTTATCTTCATCACCGCCGCCAGCGACATGAACACCTGCAGCCAGGCGATCCGCAACGGCGCCTTCGACTACATCATCAAACCGGTGTCCTACAAGCGGCTGCGCAACTCGCTGGAGCGGTTCATGCAGTTTGTACAGACCCAGCAAACGTTCAAGGTGATCGATCAGAATAGCGTCGACGCGCTGTATAACCTGCAGTCCAAGCAGTTTTCCAGCGAACCGAGCGCCAAGGGCATTGAGACCAATACCCTCGAGCTGGTGCAGGCGCTGTTTATCAACAGCCCGGAAACGGCGCACGCGGTGGAAGACGTGGTGGAGCGGATCGGCATCAGCAAAACCACCGCCCGTCGTTATCTGGAATACTGCGTCGCCACCCAGTTCGTTAAGGTGGAGATGCTGTACGGCAATATCGGCCATCCGCGGCGGCTGTATCGGAAAGCCTGA
- a CDS encoding LysR family transcriptional regulator, producing the protein MDRIDAMRLFTRVVEQRSFTQAAQDLSLPRSTVTDAIKQLEARLGVRLLQRTTRHVSPTLDGEAYYQRCLAILADIEDAEMAFAGARPRGLLRVEVHGTLARHFLLPALPDFLAQYPDIELYMSEGDRLVDALREGIDCVVRVGKLRDSDMVARRLGELEEITCAAPAYLQRFGTPHSLEDLQGHRMVGFRSSATGALVPLEFNVNGQPLTLALPATVSVSAAESLVAAARMGLGIIQVPHYHLHDDLAAGKLVPLLPQFPSTPMPVSLLYPHSRQLSARVRIFIDWFSKIFAARNQ; encoded by the coding sequence ATGGACAGAATCGATGCCATGCGTCTGTTCACCCGCGTGGTGGAACAGCGCAGTTTCACCCAGGCGGCGCAGGATCTGAGCCTGCCACGCTCGACCGTCACCGACGCCATCAAGCAGCTCGAGGCGCGGCTGGGCGTCCGGTTGCTGCAGCGCACCACCCGCCACGTCAGCCCGACGCTGGACGGCGAGGCCTACTACCAGCGCTGCCTGGCCATTCTGGCGGATATCGAAGACGCTGAAATGGCGTTTGCCGGCGCCAGGCCGCGCGGCCTGCTGCGCGTCGAGGTGCACGGCACGCTGGCTCGCCATTTTTTGCTGCCGGCGCTGCCCGATTTTCTGGCGCAGTATCCGGATATCGAGCTGTACATGAGCGAGGGCGATAGGCTGGTGGATGCGCTGCGGGAAGGCATCGACTGCGTGGTGCGCGTCGGCAAGCTGCGCGACAGCGATATGGTGGCGCGGCGGTTGGGCGAACTGGAAGAGATCACCTGCGCGGCCCCCGCTTACCTGCAGCGCTTCGGCACGCCGCACAGTCTGGAAGATCTGCAGGGCCACCGCATGGTGGGCTTTCGCTCCTCCGCCACCGGCGCGCTGGTGCCGCTGGAGTTCAACGTCAACGGCCAGCCGTTAACGTTGGCGCTGCCCGCCACGGTTTCGGTCAGCGCCGCCGAGAGCCTGGTCGCCGCCGCGCGCATGGGGTTGGGGATCATTCAGGTGCCGCATTACCACCTGCATGACGATCTGGCCGCCGGCAAGCTGGTGCCGCTGCTGCCGCAGTTCCCCTCGACGCCAATGCCGGTGTCGCTGCTGTATCCCCACAGCCGCCAGCTGTCAGCGCGGGTGCGGATCTTTATCGACTGGTTCAGCAAAATCTTCGCCGCCCGCAATCAGTAA
- a CDS encoding SDR family oxidoreductase, translating to MNHATQRVAIVTGASRGIGAAIAERLAADGFTVIINYAGNQALADELVRKIEQRGGRALSARADISDAAAVAQLFERAEQAFGGVDVLVNNAGVIALAPVAEMSDADADRLIDINLKGSFNTLREAAKRLRDHGRIINFSSSVVGLLQPGYGMYAASKAAVEALTSVLAKELRGRNITVNAIAPGPTATSLFLDGKTPELIERLAKMAPLERLGEPADIAAAVSFLAGADGGWINGQTLRANGGIV from the coding sequence ATGAACCACGCCACTCAACGCGTCGCTATCGTCACCGGCGCATCGCGCGGCATCGGCGCCGCCATCGCCGAGCGCCTGGCCGCCGACGGTTTCACCGTGATTATCAACTATGCCGGCAATCAGGCGCTGGCCGATGAGCTGGTGCGCAAGATTGAACAACGCGGCGGCCGTGCGCTGAGCGCCAGGGCGGACATCAGCGATGCCGCCGCCGTCGCTCAGCTGTTTGAGCGCGCCGAGCAGGCGTTCGGCGGCGTCGACGTGTTGGTCAACAACGCCGGCGTGATCGCCCTGGCGCCGGTGGCGGAGATGAGCGACGCCGATGCCGATCGCCTGATCGACATTAACCTGAAGGGCAGTTTCAACACCCTGCGTGAGGCGGCGAAGCGCCTGCGCGACCATGGCCGCATCATTAACTTCTCTTCCAGCGTGGTGGGGTTGCTGCAGCCGGGCTACGGCATGTACGCCGCCAGCAAGGCGGCGGTGGAGGCGCTGACCAGCGTGTTGGCGAAAGAGCTGCGCGGGCGCAATATCACGGTAAACGCCATCGCACCGGGGCCGACCGCCACCAGCCTGTTCCTCGACGGCAAAACCCCGGAGCTTATCGAACGCCTGGCGAAGATGGCGCCGCTGGAACGGCTGGGTGAGCCCGCAGATATCGCCGCGGCGGTGTCGTTCCTGGCCGGTGCGGACGGCGGCTGGATCAACGGGCAAACCCTGCGCGCCAACGGCGGCATCGTCTGA
- a CDS encoding ATP-binding protein, whose product MRIKLSFQIKLFLCLVAFSCVLLALIGAYAYYQLDAQLHRDLGARAQVQAREIALIPSLAAAVEKNDAGQIAALMKKIRASSDASYIVIGDNQARHLYHSEYDVRLGSPMVGGDNKEVLEGKSIISIRKGGIGVSLRSKAPIMDEHNQVIGIVSVGYLKSHIDNLNARTLTQIVGSIILLLAALFIFSWLLSKNLKRQMFWLEPKEIALLVRQQKALLEAIYEGVIAVDPQLRIITINHAARELLDLRQPANALMGREIGEVIQAQPDFFGAAQLGQDTHDEVCRFNHVRVIASRVRIMQEEELQGWVISFRDKNDINTLSSQLSQVKRYADNLRIMRHEQLNWTATLAGLLHMQRYDEAIRYVEAQSEGAQEILDFISQRFSSAALCGLLLGKYSSAKEKGVELRFDPACQLRQIPAALNETELMSIVGNLLDNAVEATLRCPAPHRAVELYISDGSNELVIEVADHGTGIAEEIRDTLFEQGMTTKDDKNDHGIGLHLVASHVAQAHGSIEVSDNEPHGAIFSLFIPKTL is encoded by the coding sequence ATGCGCATAAAACTCTCATTCCAAATCAAGCTGTTTCTGTGCCTGGTCGCCTTCTCCTGCGTGTTGCTGGCCCTTATCGGCGCTTACGCCTACTACCAACTGGATGCCCAGCTGCACCGCGATCTCGGCGCCCGGGCTCAGGTACAGGCGCGGGAGATAGCCCTGATCCCGTCGCTGGCCGCCGCCGTGGAAAAAAACGACGCCGGCCAGATCGCCGCACTGATGAAAAAGATCCGCGCCAGCAGCGACGCCAGCTATATTGTCATTGGCGATAATCAGGCCAGGCACCTTTACCATTCCGAATACGACGTGCGTCTCGGCTCGCCGATGGTTGGCGGCGATAATAAAGAGGTGCTCGAAGGGAAAAGCATTATTTCCATTCGCAAAGGCGGCATCGGCGTGTCATTACGCAGCAAAGCGCCGATTATGGATGAACATAATCAGGTCATCGGCATTGTTTCGGTGGGTTATCTGAAATCGCATATCGACAATTTAAATGCCAGAACCCTGACGCAAATTGTCGGCTCAATTATTCTGCTGTTGGCGGCGCTGTTTATTTTCTCCTGGCTGCTGTCGAAAAACCTCAAGCGCCAGATGTTTTGGCTGGAACCCAAAGAAATCGCGCTGCTGGTGCGCCAGCAAAAAGCGTTGCTCGAAGCCATCTATGAAGGGGTGATCGCCGTCGATCCGCAGTTGCGCATCATCACCATCAACCATGCGGCGCGTGAGCTGCTCGATTTGCGCCAGCCCGCCAACGCGCTGATGGGGCGCGAGATCGGCGAGGTGATCCAGGCGCAGCCGGACTTTTTTGGCGCCGCTCAGCTGGGGCAAGATACCCACGATGAAGTGTGCCGCTTTAACCACGTGCGGGTGATCGCCAGCCGGGTGCGCATCATGCAGGAGGAAGAGCTGCAGGGCTGGGTCATCAGCTTTCGCGACAAAAACGACATCAACACCCTGAGCAGCCAGCTCAGCCAGGTGAAGCGCTACGCCGATAACCTGCGCATCATGCGCCACGAGCAGTTGAACTGGACCGCTACCCTGGCGGGCCTGCTGCACATGCAACGCTACGACGAAGCCATTCGCTATGTGGAGGCGCAGTCTGAAGGCGCACAGGAGATCCTCGATTTTATCTCGCAGCGCTTCAGTTCGGCGGCGCTGTGCGGCCTGCTGCTGGGCAAATATTCCAGCGCCAAGGAAAAAGGCGTGGAGCTGCGTTTTGATCCGGCGTGCCAGCTGCGGCAGATCCCGGCGGCGCTGAACGAAACCGAACTGATGTCGATCGTCGGCAACCTGCTGGACAATGCGGTCGAAGCGACGCTGCGCTGCCCGGCGCCGCACCGGGCGGTGGAGCTTTATATCAGCGACGGCAGCAACGAACTGGTGATCGAAGTCGCCGACCACGGCACCGGTATTGCGGAGGAAATTCGTGATACGCTGTTTGAACAGGGCATGACCACCAAAGACGATAAAAACGATCACGGCATCGGCCTGCATCTGGTGGCCAGCCACGTGGCGCAGGCGCACGGCAGCATAGAAGTGTCGGACAACGAGCCGCACGGCGCGATATTTTCTCTCTTTATCCCTAAAACCTTATAG
- a CDS encoding MBL fold metallo-hydrolase, which yields MFWKRYLLGAALAIMALQATATAPQVKTPTPGFYRIMLGNYEVTALSDGVLRLPADKLLLNSTPQQIDAGLAEHHQSLPVVTSVNAYLINTGGKLIMIDAGAGALLGDSLGKLAANIKAAGYRPEQVDEIYLTHMHPDHLGGLTQNGRALFPNALVRASQQDADYWLSESKMKQAKTEDKANFERAIAAIKPYQAAGHFKPFANDGELSPGITAFAAHGHTPGHSIYRVESQGKKLLLLGDLIHVAAVQLAHPQVAIRFDSDARAAVAQRLRVFGDSARQGELVGAAHLSFPGLGYLNRQGEGYEWVPLNYGEL from the coding sequence ATGTTCTGGAAACGCTATCTGCTGGGGGCCGCATTGGCCATTATGGCGCTGCAGGCGACCGCCACCGCGCCGCAGGTGAAAACCCCAACCCCGGGTTTTTACCGCATCATGCTGGGCAATTATGAAGTCACCGCGTTGTCCGACGGCGTGCTCCGCCTGCCGGCGGACAAGCTGTTGTTGAACAGCACGCCGCAGCAGATTGACGCCGGGCTGGCTGAGCATCATCAAAGTCTGCCGGTAGTCACCTCGGTCAATGCCTATCTGATCAACACCGGCGGCAAGCTGATCATGATCGACGCCGGCGCCGGAGCGCTGCTGGGCGATAGCCTGGGCAAACTGGCGGCCAACATCAAAGCCGCCGGCTACCGGCCGGAACAGGTGGATGAAATTTACCTGACCCACATGCATCCGGATCACCTGGGCGGCCTGACGCAAAATGGCCGGGCGCTATTCCCTAACGCGCTGGTGCGCGCTTCGCAGCAGGATGCCGACTACTGGCTGAGCGAGAGCAAAATGAAACAGGCGAAAACGGAGGATAAGGCTAATTTTGAACGCGCCATTGCGGCGATCAAACCCTATCAGGCCGCCGGCCATTTCAAGCCTTTCGCCAATGACGGTGAGCTGTCGCCGGGCATTACCGCCTTTGCGGCCCACGGCCATACGCCGGGTCACAGCATTTATCGCGTGGAAAGCCAGGGTAAGAAACTGCTGTTGCTGGGGGACCTGATTCACGTGGCGGCGGTGCAGCTCGCCCATCCGCAGGTGGCGATACGCTTCGACAGCGACGCCAGGGCCGCCGTGGCGCAACGGCTGCGGGTGTTCGGCGACAGCGCCCGGCAGGGCGAGCTGGTGGGGGCAGCGCACCTGTCGTTCCCGGGGCTGGGTTACCTGAACCGGCAAGGTGAGGGCTATGAGTGGGTGCCGCTGAACTACGGTGAGCTATAA
- the proV gene encoding glycine betaine/L-proline ABC transporter ATP-binding protein ProV, with protein MAIKLEVKNLYKIFGEHPEHAFKLIDKGLTKDQLLEKTGLSLGVKDASLAIEEGEIFVIMGLSGSGKSTLVRLLNRLIEPTRGQVLIDGEDISTISDAALRTVRRNKIGMVFQSFALMPHMNVLNNTAFGMELAGIPLQERQEKALEALRQVGLENYAHAYPDELSGGMRQRVGLARAMANNPDILLMDEAFSALDPLIRTEMQDELVKLQAQHQRTIVFISHDLDEAMRIGDRIAIMQGGEVIQVGTPDEILNNPANDYVRTFFRGVDISHVFSAKDIAQRRPVTLIRKTPGFGPRSALQLLRDEDRDYGYVIERGKKFIGVVSIDSLKQALAANQTLDDALLEAPAPVPADMPLSELISLVAQAPCAVPVVCEEHNYLGIISKAMLLQALDKEAPAHE; from the coding sequence ATGGCAATTAAACTCGAAGTAAAGAACCTATATAAGATATTTGGCGAACATCCGGAACACGCATTTAAACTGATAGACAAGGGGCTAACAAAAGACCAATTGCTTGAAAAAACCGGATTATCGCTGGGCGTAAAAGACGCCTCTCTGGCCATTGAAGAAGGCGAGATATTTGTCATCATGGGGCTCTCCGGTTCCGGAAAATCCACCCTGGTACGCCTTCTCAATCGTCTGATAGAACCCACTCGCGGCCAGGTGCTGATCGACGGCGAGGATATTTCGACAATATCCGACGCCGCACTGCGCACCGTGCGGCGCAATAAGATCGGTATGGTATTTCAGTCATTCGCCCTGATGCCGCATATGAATGTGCTGAATAATACCGCTTTCGGCATGGAATTAGCCGGTATTCCGCTGCAGGAACGGCAGGAAAAAGCGTTGGAGGCATTGCGTCAGGTGGGGCTGGAGAATTATGCCCATGCTTACCCGGATGAATTATCCGGCGGTATGCGCCAGCGCGTGGGATTAGCCCGGGCAATGGCCAATAACCCGGACATATTATTGATGGACGAAGCCTTCTCGGCGCTCGACCCATTAATTCGCACCGAAATGCAGGATGAGCTGGTTAAATTACAGGCCCAGCACCAACGTACCATCGTCTTTATTTCCCACGATTTGGACGAGGCGATGCGCATTGGCGATCGCATTGCGATCATGCAGGGTGGCGAGGTGATCCAGGTCGGCACGCCGGATGAAATATTGAATAATCCGGCCAATGATTATGTGCGCACCTTCTTCCGCGGTGTGGATATCAGCCACGTATTCAGCGCCAAGGATATCGCCCAACGCCGCCCGGTCACGCTGATCCGCAAAACCCCCGGCTTTGGCCCCCGCTCCGCGCTGCAGCTGCTGCGCGATGAAGACCGTGACTATGGTTATGTTATTGAACGCGGAAAGAAATTTATCGGCGTGGTGTCGATAGATTCTCTGAAGCAGGCGTTGGCCGCCAACCAGACGCTGGACGACGCCCTGCTCGAGGCCCCGGCCCCGGTGCCGGCCGACATGCCGCTGAGCGAACTGATTTCCCTGGTCGCCCAGGCGCCCTGCGCGGTGCCGGTAGTCTGCGAAGAACATAACTATCTCGGAATCATCTCCAAAGCCATGCTGCTTCAGGCTTTGGACAAGGAGGCACCAGCCCATGAGTGA